In a single window of the Equus quagga isolate Etosha38 chromosome 7, UCLA_HA_Equagga_1.0, whole genome shotgun sequence genome:
- the LOC124242383 gene encoding protocadherin gamma-C4, producing the protein MLRKVRSWIEICRGTTLLFLCCHLGYVFGQIRYPVPEESQEGTFVGNVAQDFLLDTESLSARRLQVAGEVNQRHFRVDLDSGALLIKNPIDREALCGLSASCIVPLEFVTEGPLEMYRAEVEIVDVNDHAPRFPRQQLDLEIGEAAPPGQRFPLEKAQDADVGSNSISSYRLSSNEHFALDVKKRSDGSLVPELLLEKPLDREKQSDYRLVLTAVDGGNPPRSGTAELRVSVLDVNDNAPAFQQSSYRISVLESAPAGMLLIQLNASDPDLGPSGNVTFSFSGHTPDRVRNLFSLHPTTGKLTLQGPLDFESENYYEFDVRARDGGSPAMEQHCSLRVDLLDVNDNAPHITVTSELGTLPESAEPGTVVALISVQDPDSGSNGDVSLRIPDHLPFALKSAFRNQFSLVTAGPLDREARSSYDIMVTASDAGNPPLSTQRTIFLNISDVNDNPPSFFQRSHEVFVPENNRPGDLLCSLAASDPDSGLNALISYSLLEPRNRDVSASSFISLNPQTGAVHATRSFDYEQTQTLQFEVQARDRGNPPLSSTVTVRLFVLDLNDNAPAVLRPRARPGSLCPQALPPSVGAGHLVTKVTAVDLDSGYNAWVSYQLLEAPDPSLFAVSRYAGEVRTAVPIPADLPPQKLVIVVKDSGSPPLSTSVTLLVSLEEDTHPVVPDLRESSAPREGESRLTLYLAVSLVAICFVSFGSFVALLSKCLRGAACGVTCLPAGTCACLTRSRRREGLPPSNGILRIQLGSDDPIKFVDVGGHSHGCTPLASAPTRSDSFMMVKSPSAPMAGEPVRPSCPPSDLLYGLEVRPLQAQPMPEGYSDPGIWLGHVPESTSLSVRACSDVTIFVSGNYVVDAVL; encoded by the coding sequence ATGCTCCGCAAGGTGAGAAGCTGGATAGAAATCTGCAGGGGGACTACCCTTTTGTTCCTCTGTTGCCACCTGGGTTACGTTTTTGGGCAGATCCGCTACCCGGTCCCAGAGGAGTCACAGGAAGGGACTTTTGTAGGGAATGTCGCCCAAGATTTCCTGCTGGATACAGAGAGTCTGTCAGCTCGCAGGCTGCAGGTCGCTGGAGAGGTGAACCAAAGACACTTCCGTGTGGATTTGGACAGCGGAGCCCTGCTCATCAAGAATCCAATCGATCGAGAGGCACTGTGTGGGCTCAGTGCCAGCTGCATCGTGCCCCTGGAGTTTGTAACCGAAGGGCCTTTGGAAATGTACCGAGCAGAGGTAGAAATCGTGGATGTGAATGATCACGCCCCCCGATTTCCTCGGCAGCAGCTGGACTTGGAAATTGGAGAGGCAGCTCCTCCAGGACAGCGTTTCCCCTTGGAAAAGGCTCAGGATGCAGATGTGGGGAGCAACTCCATCAGCAGCTATAGACTAAGCTCCAATGAACACTTTGCACTGGATGTCAAGAAGCGCAGCGACGGCAGCCTGGTCCCAGAGCTGCTCCTGGAGAAACCTTTGGATCGGGAGAAGCAATCAGACTACCGCCTGGTGCTGACTGCTGTGGATGGAGGGAACCCCCCAAGATCTGGCACCGCAGAACTCCGGGTATCAGTGCTGGACGTGAACGACAACGCCCCAGCCTTCCAGCAATCCAGCTACAGGATAAGTGTGTTGGAGAGTGCACCGGCCGGCATGCTGCTCATCCAGCTCAATGCCTCTGACCCGGACCTGGGTCCCAGTGGTAACGTCACTTTTTCTTTCAGTGGTCACACCCCTGATCGTGTAAGAAACCTCTTTAGCCTGCACCCCACTACTGGAAAGCTTACCCTTCAGGGGCCCCTAGACTTTGAGAGTGAGAATTATTATGAATTTGATGTTCGCGCTCGTGACGGGGGTTCTCCAGCCATGGAGCAACATTGCAGCCTTCGGGTGGATCTCCTGGATGTAAATGACAATGCCCCCCACATCACGGTGACCTCAGAGCTTGGGACTCTCCCAGAGAGTGCAGAACCTGGCACTGTGGTGGCGCTCATCAGTGTGCAGGACCCTGACTCAGGGTCAAATGGAGATGTGAGTCTCCGTATTCCTGACCACCTGCCATTTGCCCTCAAGTCTGCCTTCAGGAACCAGTTCTCCCTGGTGACTGCTGGGCCCTTGGACCGAGAGGCCAGATCCAGCTATGACATCATGGTCACTGCTTCTGATGCTGGGAACCCTCCTCTGAGTACCCAGAGGACTATTTTCCTCAATATTTCAGATGTGAATGATAACCCACCTTCTTTCTTCCAGAGATCACATGAGGTGTTTGTTCCTGAGAACAATCGCCCAGGGGACCTGCTTTGCTCCCTTGCAGCCTCTGATCCAGACTCTGGCTTGAATGCGCTTATCTCCTACTCTCTCCTAGAGCCCAGAAATCGAGATGTGTCAGCTTCCTCCTTCATCTCTCTGAACCCCCAGACAGGAGCTGTTCATGCTACTCGATCCTTTGACTATGAGCAAACACAGACACTGCAGTTTGAGGTGCAGGCCCGGGATCGGGGCAACCCACCCCTTAGTAGCACTGTGACAGTTCGTCTATTTGTGCTGGACCTCAATGACAATGCCCCAGCTGTGCTCCGCCCTAGGGCCCGGCCTGGTTCCTTATGTCCCCAAGCACTGCCTCCATCAGTTGGTGCTGGCCACCTAGTCACAAAGGTGACTGCTGTGGACTTGGATTCAGGTTACAACGCTTGGGTTTCATATCAGCTCCTGGAGGCCCCAGATCCCAGCCTGTTTGCAGTCTCTCGCTATGCTGGGGAGGTACGGACGGCTGTTCCCATCCCAGCTGATCTCCCACCACAGAAGTTGGTCATTGTGGTAAAGGATAGTGGTAGCCCACCACTCTCTACCTCCGTTACTCTCCTAGTGTCCTTGGAGGAAGACACTCATCCAGTTGTTCCTGATCTTCGAGAATCTTCAGCTCCAAGGGAAGGAGAATCCCGCCTGACCCTCTACTTGGCTGTATCACTAGTGGCAATTTGCTTTGTCTCCTTTGGCTCATTCGTGGCACTGCTCTCTAAGTGTCTGCGTGGGGCTGCCTGTGGAGTGACCTGCCTTCCTGCTGGCACCTGTGCCTGTCTCACCCGATCTCGAAGGAGGGAGGGGCTTCCTCCTTCCAATGGGATCCTCCGAATCCAGCTAGGGTCAGATGATCCTATCAAGTTTGTTGATGTGGGTGGCCACTCTCATGGCTGTACACCCTTGGCTTCTGCACCCACTCGGAGCGATAGCTTCATGATGGTGAAGTCACCCAGTGCACCTATGGCAGGGGAGCCTGTTCGCCCAAGCTGCCCACCCTCTGATCTTCTCTATGGGCTAGAGGTGAGACCTTTACAGGCTCAGCCAATGCCTGAGGGTTATTCTGATCCAGGCATATGGCTGGGCCATGTCCCAGAGAGTACTAGCCTCTCTGTAAGAGCCTGTAGTGATGTCACCATTTTTGTGAGTGGTAACTATGTGGTAGATGCTGTGCTTTAG